The following are encoded together in the Actinoplanes sp. N902-109 genome:
- a CDS encoding TetR/AcrR family transcriptional regulator: protein MSRKYHHGDLPAALLRASFDLLAECGAHRFSVAAVARRLGVSTAAPYRHFPTRDHLLAAVSTAAARDLTAEITARAEQAGDDPAARFAAAAAAYVAFAGRTGAGFDVIFAAGLEELHDHERTDATRALMTLLVDLAAATGPRPAQDTVRLVEEAVALAHGYTTLYRDGFFRRGPAMLDELGPLVTRAARKLID from the coding sequence GTGTCCCGCAAGTACCACCACGGCGACCTGCCCGCGGCACTGCTCCGGGCGAGCTTCGACCTGCTCGCCGAGTGCGGGGCGCACCGGTTCTCGGTCGCCGCCGTGGCCCGCCGCCTGGGCGTCAGCACCGCCGCGCCCTACCGGCATTTCCCCACCCGCGACCACCTGCTGGCGGCCGTGTCGACCGCTGCCGCCCGGGACCTCACCGCCGAGATCACCGCCCGGGCCGAGCAGGCCGGCGACGACCCGGCGGCCCGGTTCGCCGCGGCGGCGGCGGCCTATGTGGCGTTCGCCGGCCGCACCGGGGCGGGCTTCGACGTGATCTTCGCGGCCGGCCTGGAGGAACTCCACGACCACGAGCGCACCGACGCGACCCGCGCCCTGATGACCCTGCTGGTGGACCTGGCCGCCGCCACCGGCCCGCGCCCGGCGCAGGACACGGTCCGCCTGGTCGAGGAGGCCGTCGCCCTCGCCCACGGCTACACCACCCTCTACCGCGACGGCTTCTTCCGGCGCGGCCCGGCCATGCTCGACGAGCTCGGCCCGCTGGTCACCCGTGCCGCCCGCAAGCTCATCGACTGA
- a CDS encoding LLM class F420-dependent oxidoreductase yields MTIKLGYQIPNFTYPGVPVEELFDTVAAQAKEAEAAGFDTVLLMDHFYQLPGINTPENPMLEAYTTLGALASATSSVQLSTLVTGNTYRNPALLAKTVTTLDVVSKGRAVLGIGAGWFEREHHDYGFEFGTFSERFERLEEALSIITPMLRGEEPTVEGKWYTVRNAMNNPRIRETIPVLLGGGGEKKTFRLAAQYADHMNIICDLDELPRKLAALRQRCEEIGRDPATLAVSYHATVLAAETEAEGKELLDKVNPERRKRAVAGTPEQLAEGVQREILDRGVTGLTMNLLLNGHVPGVLTSVGNALAPLLRPAA; encoded by the coding sequence GTGACCATCAAGCTGGGTTACCAGATCCCGAACTTCACCTACCCCGGAGTGCCGGTCGAGGAGCTGTTCGACACCGTCGCGGCGCAGGCCAAGGAGGCGGAGGCGGCCGGGTTCGACACCGTCCTGCTGATGGACCACTTCTATCAGCTGCCCGGCATCAACACCCCGGAGAACCCGATGCTGGAGGCCTACACGACGCTGGGCGCACTGGCCTCGGCCACGTCCTCGGTGCAGCTGTCCACACTGGTCACCGGCAACACGTACCGCAACCCGGCGCTGCTCGCCAAGACCGTGACCACCCTCGACGTGGTGTCGAAGGGGCGCGCGGTCCTCGGCATCGGCGCGGGCTGGTTCGAGCGCGAGCACCACGACTACGGCTTCGAGTTCGGCACGTTCTCCGAGCGGTTCGAGCGGCTCGAGGAGGCGCTGAGCATCATCACGCCCATGCTGCGCGGCGAGGAGCCGACGGTCGAGGGCAAGTGGTACACCGTACGGAACGCGATGAACAACCCGCGGATCCGGGAGACCATCCCCGTGCTGCTCGGCGGCGGCGGGGAGAAGAAGACGTTCCGGCTGGCCGCGCAGTACGCCGACCACATGAACATCATCTGCGACCTGGACGAGCTGCCGCGCAAGCTCGCCGCGCTGCGCCAGCGCTGCGAGGAGATCGGCCGCGACCCGGCCACGCTGGCCGTCAGCTACCACGCCACCGTGCTGGCCGCGGAGACCGAGGCGGAGGGCAAGGAGCTGCTCGACAAGGTCAACCCGGAGCGGCGCAAGCGGGCCGTCGCGGGCACCCCGGAACAGCTCGCCGAGGGGGTGCAGCGCGAGATCCTCGACCGCGGGGTCACCGGGCTGACCATGAACCTGCTGCTCAACGGGCACGTCCCGGGCGTGCTAACCAGCGTCGGCAACGCCCTGGCGCCGCTGCTGCGACCGGCGGCCTAG
- a CDS encoding 5'-3' exonuclease H3TH domain-containing protein, with protein sequence MPTNPPLLLVLDGNSLLHRAYHAGAGDGWSDHDGRPIWALRGLVGFIARAAAYLRPDALIVGFDCPHDSARRDDYPGYKAHRPEKAADLAEQILGAPALLTAAGVRTLCPPAYEADDVLASSAATARAAGWRSVLMTSDRDAFALIDEATSVLRVRNGGFDEAMLVDAAGLVELCGVEPWQYRDFAALRGDPSDNLPGVRGFGETTAAKLLAAFGSIDTVWAALDSGQGHLVREAVGDAAAKQLGAAGVREVVERNQRLMRMRTDLPVPDLESARLPLSLATFRTALRARGINLGPSLWALTGGVPPQRDPSPREEDPIPDLRPWVIRGGMSGRRDPTPGQLSLF encoded by the coding sequence GTGCCGACAAACCCGCCGCTGCTCCTGGTGCTCGACGGCAACAGCCTGCTGCACCGGGCCTACCACGCGGGCGCCGGCGACGGCTGGAGCGACCACGACGGGCGGCCGATCTGGGCGCTGCGCGGGCTGGTCGGCTTCATCGCGCGGGCGGCGGCCTACCTGCGGCCCGACGCGCTGATCGTGGGGTTCGACTGCCCGCACGACTCGGCGCGGCGGGACGACTACCCGGGATACAAGGCGCACCGCCCGGAGAAGGCCGCTGACCTGGCCGAGCAGATCCTGGGCGCGCCCGCGCTGCTCACCGCCGCCGGGGTGCGCACCCTGTGCCCACCGGCCTACGAGGCCGACGACGTGCTGGCCAGCTCGGCCGCCACGGCCCGGGCCGCCGGCTGGCGCTCGGTGCTGATGACCAGCGACCGGGATGCGTTCGCGCTGATCGACGAGGCCACCTCGGTGCTGCGGGTACGCAACGGCGGCTTCGACGAGGCGATGCTGGTCGACGCGGCCGGGCTGGTCGAGCTGTGCGGCGTCGAGCCCTGGCAGTACCGCGACTTCGCCGCCCTGCGCGGCGACCCGTCGGACAACCTGCCCGGCGTGCGCGGCTTCGGCGAGACGACCGCGGCCAAGCTGCTGGCGGCGTTCGGATCGATCGACACGGTGTGGGCGGCGCTGGACTCCGGTCAGGGCCACCTGGTCCGCGAGGCGGTCGGGGACGCCGCCGCCAAGCAGCTCGGCGCCGCCGGCGTACGCGAGGTCGTGGAGCGCAACCAGCGGCTCATGCGGATGCGCACCGACCTGCCGGTGCCCGACCTGGAGTCGGCGCGGTTGCCGCTGAGCCTGGCGACCTTCCGCACGGCGCTGCGGGCCCGCGGCATCAACCTGGGGCCGTCGCTGTGGGCGCTGACCGGTGGGGTGCCGCCGCAGCGCGACCCGTCACCGCGCGAGGAGGACCCGATCCCCGACCTGCGCCCGTGGGTGATCCGCGGCGGCATGAGCGGCCGGCGCGACCCGACCCCGGGACAGCTGAGCCTGTTCTAG
- a CDS encoding S9 family peptidase yields the protein MIAEIPRPLLFASPQRLKPEVSPDGTRLFFLAPDDGVLNLWTAPVDDPDAATPVTRDRGRGIRAYGVCHDDRTVFFLRDAGGDEGWRLHLVDLATREERCVTPYPKVQTRVLAHNRWHPDTILLGLNLEKAHLHDVYRLDIGTGELTKVADNPGYLGWIVDTDLRVRGGTVMRADGGLTIHLGGEPWLEVPYEDVLTTRILGYDRSGATAYLVSSIDAEAGQLYAVDVATGRRTWLAGDPAYDIRQVEFDPRTNEPQAVVIAAERDEWVFLDEGYAKDVARVRADLRMRGIDGEIYPDRSDRSGRFWSLTVVTGADPLLYYLYDHSTSDLLYLFNHQPALDDYPLARMEPFAFTARDGVAVHGYVTWPAGAERRNLPAVVNVHGGPWARTFFGFDEEAQLLANRGYACVQVNFRGSTGYGKHFRNLGAKQWGAAMLTDLLDAVAHLAATGAVDPARVAIMGQSYGGYAALAGAAFTPAAFACAVDLCGPSNLLTLLAAGAPYRTPLTGFMHAHVGDPATEADLLRERSPLFRAADITIPVLVAHGANDVRVPRAEAEQIVEALRRNGVPYEYLLFPDEGHGLVRPQNRETYYAAVERFLATHLKD from the coding sequence ATGATCGCTGAGATCCCGCGGCCGTTGCTGTTCGCCAGCCCGCAACGGCTCAAGCCCGAGGTCTCCCCGGACGGCACCCGGCTGTTCTTCCTCGCACCGGACGACGGGGTGCTCAACCTGTGGACCGCGCCGGTCGACGACCCGGACGCGGCGACCCCGGTGACCCGCGACCGCGGCCGGGGGATCCGTGCGTACGGTGTCTGCCACGACGACCGCACCGTCTTCTTCCTGCGCGACGCCGGCGGGGACGAGGGCTGGCGGCTCCACCTGGTGGATCTGGCGACGCGCGAGGAACGGTGCGTCACCCCGTACCCGAAGGTCCAGACCCGGGTTCTGGCGCACAACCGGTGGCACCCGGACACGATCCTGCTCGGCCTCAATCTCGAGAAAGCGCACCTGCACGACGTGTACCGCCTCGACATCGGCACCGGCGAGCTCACCAAGGTCGCCGACAACCCCGGGTACCTCGGCTGGATCGTCGACACCGACCTGCGGGTGCGCGGTGGCACCGTGATGCGCGCCGACGGCGGCCTGACCATCCACCTGGGCGGTGAGCCCTGGCTGGAGGTGCCGTACGAGGACGTGCTGACCACCCGGATCCTCGGGTACGACCGCAGCGGCGCGACCGCCTACCTGGTGTCCTCCATCGATGCCGAAGCCGGTCAGCTGTACGCCGTCGACGTCGCCACCGGCCGGCGCACCTGGCTGGCCGGCGACCCCGCGTACGACATCCGGCAGGTGGAGTTCGACCCACGGACCAACGAACCGCAGGCGGTGGTGATCGCGGCGGAGCGCGACGAGTGGGTGTTCCTCGACGAGGGCTACGCCAAGGACGTCGCCCGGGTGCGCGCCGATCTGCGGATGCGCGGCATCGACGGGGAGATCTACCCGGACCGCAGCGACCGGTCCGGCCGGTTCTGGTCGCTGACGGTGGTCACCGGGGCCGATCCGCTGCTCTACTACCTGTACGACCACAGCACCAGCGACCTGCTGTACCTCTTCAACCACCAGCCCGCCCTGGACGACTACCCCCTCGCCCGGATGGAGCCGTTCGCGTTCACCGCCCGGGACGGGGTGGCCGTGCACGGCTACGTCACCTGGCCGGCCGGAGCCGAACGCCGCAACCTGCCCGCGGTCGTCAACGTGCACGGCGGCCCGTGGGCGCGCACCTTCTTCGGCTTCGACGAGGAGGCCCAGCTGCTGGCGAACCGCGGGTACGCCTGCGTCCAGGTCAACTTCCGCGGCTCCACCGGTTACGGCAAGCACTTCCGCAACCTGGGCGCCAAGCAGTGGGGTGCGGCGATGCTGACCGACCTGCTCGACGCGGTCGCCCACCTGGCGGCAACCGGCGCGGTCGACCCCGCCCGGGTGGCGATCATGGGCCAGTCGTACGGCGGGTACGCGGCGCTGGCCGGTGCGGCGTTCACCCCGGCGGCGTTCGCCTGCGCGGTGGACCTGTGCGGGCCGTCGAACCTGCTGACGCTGCTCGCGGCGGGCGCGCCGTACCGTACGCCGCTGACCGGGTTCATGCACGCCCACGTCGGTGACCCGGCAACCGAGGCGGACCTGCTGCGGGAGCGCTCGCCGTTGTTCCGCGCCGCGGACATCACGATTCCGGTGCTGGTCGCTCATGGTGCGAACGACGTACGGGTGCCGCGCGCCGAGGCCGAGCAGATCGTCGAGGCGCTGCGCCGCAACGGGGTGCCGTACGAGTATCTGCTGTTCCCGGACGAGGGGCACGGCCTGGTCCGGCCGCAGAACCGGGAGACGTACTACGCCGCGGTCGAACGGTTTTTGGCCACCCACCTGAAGGATTGA
- a CDS encoding NAD(P)/FAD-dependent oxidoreductase has translation MRTALVLGGGFAGVLAARALARHATVVLVEAGRYPAGPLPRPGLPQAHHNHVLVTGGARALDEVVPGTIDELLAAGAHRRDLTGDALILSREGWFGRLATDNFVISVSRWLLDGVVRRRALSAPGITVREQTRVLGLTGDATRVTGAVVAGPDGQPVPLVADLVVDATGRRSRAPRWLAALGGAPVEEQTAGCGLAYSTRLYQAPPGLTREMPAIMLHPRPRPDGSEGHGATLFPIEDGRWIVTLTGTRGNEPPVTGAGFAACLAELGSPILADLLAAACPIDGVRPYRIAADRRRFYERRAPTEGLLVLGDALTATNPVHSHGMSVAALSVLRLARELPAHSRAEELQAAVAAEAEPAWRMATGGGAGGRASRMLPVRALLGNPALINAFFRIQTLNSAAPAPLPAAGPPPAGTREAVAQFPHLSRWLRTRT, from the coding sequence ATGAGGACCGCGCTGGTGCTCGGCGGCGGCTTCGCCGGGGTGCTCGCGGCCCGGGCGCTGGCCCGGCACGCCACGGTCGTGCTGGTCGAGGCGGGCCGCTATCCGGCCGGACCGTTGCCCCGGCCGGGGCTGCCGCAGGCCCACCACAACCACGTGCTGGTGACCGGCGGTGCCCGGGCGCTCGACGAGGTGGTGCCGGGCACCATCGACGAGCTGCTCGCGGCCGGGGCACACCGGCGGGACCTGACCGGGGACGCGCTGATTCTCAGCCGGGAGGGCTGGTTCGGCCGGCTGGCGACGGACAACTTCGTGATCTCGGTCAGCCGCTGGCTGCTCGACGGCGTGGTGCGCCGCCGGGCACTGTCGGCACCCGGGATCACCGTACGGGAGCAGACCCGGGTGCTCGGGCTGACCGGCGACGCCACCCGGGTGACCGGGGCGGTGGTGGCCGGTCCGGACGGGCAGCCGGTGCCGCTGGTCGCGGACCTGGTGGTGGATGCGACCGGGCGGCGGTCCCGGGCACCGCGGTGGCTGGCGGCGCTCGGCGGTGCCCCGGTCGAGGAGCAGACCGCAGGCTGCGGCCTGGCCTACTCGACCAGGCTGTATCAGGCACCGCCCGGCCTGACCCGGGAGATGCCGGCGATCATGCTGCACCCACGCCCCCGGCCCGACGGCTCGGAGGGGCACGGCGCGACGCTGTTCCCCATCGAGGACGGCCGGTGGATCGTCACCCTGACGGGCACCCGCGGCAACGAGCCACCCGTCACCGGGGCCGGATTCGCGGCGTGCCTCGCCGAACTCGGTTCCCCGATCCTGGCCGACCTGCTCGCGGCGGCTTGCCCGATCGACGGCGTGCGCCCGTACCGGATCGCGGCTGACCGCCGCCGCTTCTACGAACGCCGCGCGCCCACCGAGGGTCTGCTGGTCCTCGGCGACGCGCTGACGGCGACGAATCCGGTGCACTCGCACGGCATGTCGGTGGCCGCGCTCAGCGTGCTGCGCCTGGCTCGCGAGCTGCCGGCGCACAGCCGGGCCGAGGAGCTGCAGGCTGCCGTCGCAGCCGAGGCCGAACCGGCCTGGCGGATGGCCACCGGCGGCGGCGCCGGGGGCAGAGCCTCCCGGATGCTGCCCGTGCGGGCGCTGCTCGGCAATCCCGCGCTGATCAACGCGTTCTTCCGGATCCAGACGCTCAACTCCGCCGCCCCCGCGCCGTTGCCCGCCGCCGGACCGCCGCCGGCCGGCACGCGCGAGGCGGTCGCCCAGTTCCCCCACCTGTCGAGATGGTTGAGGACCCGGACATGA
- a CDS encoding PqqD family protein, translating into MSLHISEDVIWNETPDGVSLYHTATGEFRSLNPSAARIWMLVADGDDRDTVVTRLRLLYGASTAVARERIGIDVARFLDTMVEQGMLDEKVAA; encoded by the coding sequence GTGTCCCTGCACATCAGTGAGGACGTCATCTGGAACGAGACCCCCGACGGGGTTTCGCTGTACCACACCGCGACCGGGGAGTTCCGGTCGCTCAACCCCTCGGCGGCCCGGATCTGGATGCTGGTGGCCGACGGCGACGACCGCGACACCGTGGTCACCCGGCTGCGCCTGCTCTACGGCGCGAGCACGGCGGTGGCGCGCGAGCGGATCGGCATCGACGTCGCCCGGTTCCTGGACACCATGGTGGAGCAGGGCATGCTCGACGAGAAGGTCGCGGCGTGA
- the stsB gene encoding StsB family radical SAM/SPASM domain sactipeptide maturase: MRGKLLQNRSLFDVPEDLTYFVHGDHHLVINPQVGARCLLTAAEFGILRALAAGEPAPIEPGDHAERTLAKLILNWVVYFNGHRPQVTVREAPLTIAYYAITDGCNLRCPYCYASSEKCLPGEMNTAESMDLVEQIAALGSQTIVFTGGEPMLRKDLFTVVEHARACGLLVNIITNATMIRNQRIADRFAELFDAVIVSVDGGTAETHDRTRGKGMFAKTYKALQMLNTAGVVPRINHIMTSENIDELEDFAVFVEGLDVHSVRLMNHSEIGRGASDTYDFGWTDHLRVQQLVWTSPVAGKLRPDGPRPISPCSVKGNCGMGGNEIYINSLGDVYPCKLVTGTREHAGNVRRQRLADIFAGPVLGPMRRSTVFGGEYHADCAKCYIKPNCGGGCRATHLSLSGDLRVNDRHYCRILRHGVITQLWQEAGISRAEIAADDQAMTVPRMVAGGAVHEVFDQWKTYVPPPAPAIRPGELLPITPMPRRPDSVPAHQ, from the coding sequence ATGCGCGGGAAACTGCTCCAGAACCGCAGCCTGTTCGACGTGCCCGAGGACCTGACGTACTTCGTGCACGGCGACCACCACCTCGTGATCAACCCGCAGGTCGGCGCCCGATGCCTGCTCACCGCCGCGGAGTTCGGCATCCTGCGGGCCTTGGCGGCCGGGGAGCCCGCGCCGATCGAGCCCGGCGATCATGCCGAGCGCACGCTGGCCAAGCTCATCCTCAACTGGGTGGTCTACTTCAACGGTCACCGCCCGCAGGTGACCGTCCGCGAGGCACCGCTGACCATCGCCTACTACGCCATCACCGACGGCTGCAACCTGCGCTGCCCGTACTGCTACGCCTCGTCGGAGAAGTGCCTGCCCGGTGAGATGAACACCGCCGAGTCGATGGACCTGGTCGAGCAGATCGCCGCGCTCGGCTCGCAGACCATCGTGTTCACCGGTGGCGAGCCGATGCTGCGCAAGGACCTGTTCACCGTTGTCGAGCACGCCCGCGCCTGCGGCCTGCTGGTCAACATCATCACGAACGCCACGATGATCCGGAACCAGCGGATCGCCGACCGCTTCGCCGAGCTGTTCGACGCCGTCATCGTCAGCGTCGACGGCGGCACCGCGGAGACGCACGACCGCACCCGCGGCAAGGGCATGTTCGCCAAGACGTACAAGGCGCTGCAGATGCTCAACACTGCCGGGGTGGTGCCGCGCATCAATCACATCATGACGTCGGAGAACATCGACGAGCTCGAGGACTTCGCGGTGTTCGTCGAGGGCCTCGACGTGCACAGCGTGCGGCTGATGAACCACAGCGAGATCGGTCGTGGCGCATCCGACACCTACGACTTCGGCTGGACCGATCACCTGCGCGTGCAACAGCTGGTGTGGACCTCGCCGGTGGCCGGCAAGCTGCGCCCGGACGGCCCGCGCCCGATCAGCCCGTGCTCGGTGAAGGGCAACTGCGGCATGGGTGGCAACGAGATCTACATCAACTCGCTGGGCGACGTCTATCCGTGCAAGCTCGTCACCGGCACCCGCGAACACGCCGGCAACGTGCGTCGTCAGCGCCTCGCCGACATCTTCGCCGGACCGGTGCTCGGCCCGATGCGGCGCAGCACCGTCTTCGGCGGGGAGTACCACGCCGACTGTGCGAAGTGCTACATCAAGCCCAACTGCGGTGGCGGCTGCCGGGCCACCCACCTGTCGCTCTCCGGTGACCTGCGGGTCAACGACCGGCACTACTGCCGGATCCTGCGGCACGGCGTGATCACCCAGCTGTGGCAGGAGGCCGGGATCAGCCGCGCCGAGATCGCCGCCGACGACCAGGCCATGACGGTGCCGCGGATGGTCGCCGGCGGTGCCGTGCACGAGGTCTTCGACCAGTGGAAGACCTACGTCCCGCCGCCCGCCCCGGCGATCCGCCCCGGCGAGCTGCTGCCCATCACGCCGATGCCGAGGAGGCCGGACAGTGTCCCTGCACATCAGTGA
- a CDS encoding StsA-related sactipeptide RiPP, with the protein MTYNSAAALREAGIIGGPMSPELEEFYASLTQQETEVLISTKNRLVALFPDVAAHSQDWSTPEATGQELDAAMLCACAIWSGAGQAAN; encoded by the coding sequence ATGACGTACAACTCGGCGGCGGCACTGCGTGAGGCGGGCATCATCGGCGGTCCGATGTCGCCCGAGCTCGAGGAGTTCTACGCCAGCCTGACCCAGCAGGAGACCGAGGTGCTGATCTCCACCAAGAACCGGCTCGTGGCGCTGTTCCCGGACGTCGCCGCCCATTCGCAGGACTGGTCCACCCCGGAGGCCACCGGTCAGGAACTCGACGCGGCGATGCTGTGCGCGTGCGCGATCTGGTCCGGCGCCGGTCAGGCCGCGAACTAG
- a CDS encoding TfuA domain-containing protein, producing the protein MSAPAVIVYAGPTICAEDIRAVLPDAGIRPPAARGDLLGERWQPGDVAVLIDGYFRERRSVGHKEILRLLADGVTVVGAASMGALRAAELAPCGMRGAGEVFAMYRSGEIDGDDEVGMLHGPAEHGYPPRTVALVNLRYAARAGAGSGRVDPAAAQRVVAAAKALPFLHRSWAELAAATDPGDHETLGVVRAGIESGEWDLKRRDATVALRLARTPVAAGAPAVPVTFPGISEHQALVRRTRQEYAPGRFRSDLDVLDAARLFDRDYPAHHERVLSALLDDLARAAGHTRAGFARARLGAADVLPDALARWLTDAEIARLAPDDRAALVMLRVWPVWQSADWRPAVLAALRADPAWPRWQALVADADEAADRVRHRVALPPAPIRARLFLRHWKAPGTTPDVELARRGFSSLAELGETVGRFFALDLQNRRSGHS; encoded by the coding sequence ATGAGCGCCCCGGCGGTGATCGTGTACGCGGGCCCGACCATCTGCGCCGAGGACATCCGGGCGGTGCTGCCGGACGCCGGGATCCGGCCGCCCGCCGCCCGCGGTGACCTGCTGGGGGAGCGGTGGCAACCCGGCGACGTGGCGGTGCTCATCGACGGCTACTTCCGGGAGCGGCGCTCGGTCGGGCACAAGGAGATCCTGCGGCTGCTCGCCGACGGCGTCACCGTCGTCGGTGCGGCCAGCATGGGTGCCCTGCGCGCGGCCGAGCTGGCTCCGTGCGGGATGCGCGGGGCCGGCGAGGTGTTCGCCATGTACCGATCGGGTGAGATCGACGGCGACGACGAGGTGGGCATGCTGCACGGCCCGGCCGAGCACGGCTACCCGCCGCGCACGGTTGCGCTGGTCAACCTGCGGTACGCCGCCCGGGCAGGCGCCGGCAGCGGCCGGGTGGACCCGGCTGCCGCGCAGCGGGTCGTCGCGGCGGCCAAGGCCCTGCCGTTCCTGCACCGCTCCTGGGCCGAGCTCGCCGCGGCGACCGATCCGGGCGACCACGAGACGCTGGGGGTGGTGCGCGCGGGCATCGAGTCCGGCGAGTGGGACCTCAAGCGCCGCGACGCGACGGTGGCGCTGCGGCTGGCCCGGACGCCGGTCGCCGCCGGCGCGCCGGCCGTGCCGGTGACGTTCCCCGGCATCAGCGAGCATCAGGCGCTGGTCCGGCGCACCCGGCAGGAGTACGCGCCCGGCCGGTTCCGGTCCGACCTGGACGTGCTGGACGCGGCCCGGCTGTTCGACCGCGACTATCCGGCCCACCACGAACGCGTGCTGAGCGCGCTGCTCGACGATCTCGCCCGGGCGGCCGGGCACACCCGGGCCGGCTTCGCCCGGGCCCGGCTGGGCGCCGCGGACGTGCTGCCGGACGCCCTCGCCCGGTGGCTGACCGACGCCGAGATCGCCCGGCTCGCTCCCGACGACCGGGCCGCGCTGGTCATGCTGCGGGTGTGGCCGGTCTGGCAGTCGGCGGACTGGCGGCCCGCCGTGCTCGCCGCGCTGCGCGCCGACCCGGCCTGGCCGCGCTGGCAGGCCCTGGTGGCCGACGCCGACGAGGCCGCCGACCGGGTCCGCCACCGGGTGGCGCTGCCACCGGCCCCGATCCGCGCCCGGCTGTTCCTGCGACATTGGAAGGCGCCGGGCACGACCCCGGACGTGGAACTGGCTCGCCGCGGCTTCAGCAGCCTGGCCGAATTGGGCGAGACCGTCGGCCGGTTCTTTGCGCTCGATCTGCAGAACCGCCGTTCCGGCCATTCCTGA
- a CDS encoding YcaO-like family protein, translating to MQTETSALSWLGTPQEHAKLRLPGTDRARLPEQTRAMADRAAAAVGVTRVADITRLDTIGIPTFQAVRPLSSTLAVSQGKGVTAELARLSAVLESVETWHVEQPMTPAVTAPPGALDLPYDVYALAPSTPSLLHDGLPVDWVPARSLAGGAPTLLPLETVRLSLDQRTGWHAPAFLASTNGLASGNTLVEATLHGLYEVIERDATTAAVTGGGLGVRVDPRSLGSAAADGLCALIERAGVTLEVRLAASPTGLPCFLAWLSCADYPAAMFGFGCHLDAAIALTRAVTEAAQTRLSYIAGARDDLRADIDDGGARRRRETSGPAADLAGLLAPRPSYASLLDDLTDVVHRATAAFGQPPLLADLTRPEVGVPVVKVVAPGARISPEVL from the coding sequence ATGCAGACCGAAACATCCGCACTCTCCTGGCTCGGCACCCCGCAGGAGCACGCCAAGCTGCGGCTGCCCGGCACCGACCGGGCCCGCCTGCCCGAGCAGACCCGGGCGATGGCCGACCGCGCCGCGGCGGCCGTGGGCGTCACCCGCGTTGCCGACATCACCCGGCTGGACACCATCGGCATCCCGACGTTCCAGGCGGTCCGGCCGCTGTCCAGCACCCTGGCGGTGTCGCAGGGCAAGGGCGTCACCGCGGAGCTGGCCCGGCTGTCGGCGGTGCTGGAGTCCGTCGAGACCTGGCACGTCGAGCAGCCGATGACCCCGGCGGTGACCGCCCCGCCGGGTGCGCTCGACCTGCCCTACGACGTGTACGCGCTGGCGCCGAGCACCCCGAGTCTGCTGCACGACGGCCTGCCGGTGGACTGGGTGCCGGCCCGGTCGCTGGCCGGTGGCGCACCCACGCTGCTGCCGCTGGAGACGGTGCGGCTGAGCCTGGACCAGCGCACCGGCTGGCACGCGCCCGCGTTCCTCGCCTCCACCAACGGCCTGGCCAGCGGGAACACCCTCGTCGAGGCGACCCTGCACGGGCTGTACGAGGTGATCGAACGGGACGCCACGACAGCCGCGGTCACCGGCGGCGGCCTGGGCGTACGGGTGGATCCGCGCTCCCTGGGCTCGGCGGCCGCCGACGGGCTGTGCGCGCTGATCGAGCGCGCCGGGGTCACCCTCGAGGTGCGTCTGGCCGCCTCGCCCACCGGCCTGCCCTGCTTCCTGGCCTGGCTGTCCTGTGCCGACTACCCGGCGGCGATGTTCGGCTTCGGCTGTCACCTCGACGCCGCGATCGCGCTCACCCGGGCGGTCACCGAGGCCGCCCAGACCCGGCTGAGCTACATCGCCGGGGCCCGCGACGATCTGCGCGCGGACATCGACGACGGCGGCGCCAGGCGGCGGCGGGAGACCTCCGGCCCGGCGGCGGACCTGGCCGGTCTGCTCGCGCCCCGGCCCTCGTACGCCAGCCTCCTCGACGACCTCACCGATGTCGTGCACCGGGCGACCGCGGCGTTCGGACAGCCGCCGCTGCTCGCCGACCTGACCCGTCCCGAGGTGGGCGTGCCGGTCGTCAAGGTGGTGGCGCCGGGCGCCCGGATCAGCCCGGAGGTGCTGTGA